From a single Bacillus gobiensis genomic region:
- a CDS encoding VOC family protein has product MIPNSFYPVILTDQVSFSSNFYIDYFGFEPVFEADWYVSLKMTRGKVPYELALLDSSHSTLPDGFKKTVRGLILNIEVDDVDTEYKRLILKEKLPLQLDIRDEDFGQRHFITSDPNGVLIDIIKIIPPSVELSSQYHENVWVNDGKGANG; this is encoded by the coding sequence TTGATACCAAACAGTTTTTACCCAGTTATTTTAACTGACCAGGTTTCTTTTAGCTCCAATTTTTATATCGACTATTTTGGCTTTGAGCCTGTTTTTGAAGCTGACTGGTATGTGAGTTTAAAAATGACTCGAGGCAAAGTGCCTTACGAATTGGCTCTGTTGGACTCATCACACTCCACTCTTCCCGATGGCTTCAAAAAGACAGTGAGAGGTTTGATTCTTAATATTGAAGTGGACGATGTGGATACGGAATATAAAAGACTTATATTAAAAGAAAAGCTCCCTCTCCAGCTTGATATTCGGGATGAAGATTTTGGACAGCGTCATTTTATTACATCTGATCCTAACGGTGTCTTGATTGATATAATAAAAATCATCCCGCCATCAGTGGAACTAAGCAGTCAATATCATGAGAATGTATGGGTTAATGATGGGAAAGGTGCAAATGGATGA
- a CDS encoding VOC family protein, protein MTVQVRVLHIEDGQKWYRTLLKREPDFLPHAGFVEWEIIPRCWLQVAEGTPTEGNGPIRLGVDDIEVERERMVKECNIEPFEIYTREGVPVKWGTFSDPWGNLIGFYEYLNEAEKKEKMNTLS, encoded by the coding sequence ATGACGGTTCAAGTACGCGTTTTACATATAGAAGATGGACAAAAATGGTATAGAACCTTATTGAAAAGAGAGCCCGATTTTCTCCCTCACGCCGGATTTGTGGAGTGGGAAATCATACCCAGATGCTGGCTGCAGGTCGCTGAAGGAACACCGACAGAAGGAAACGGACCGATTCGTTTAGGTGTTGATGACATCGAAGTAGAACGAGAGAGAATGGTGAAAGAATGTAACATCGAACCATTTGAAATTTACACTAGAGAAGGCGTCCCAGTTAAATGGGGGACATTTTCTGATCCATGGGGTAATTTAATCGGATTTTATGAATACTTGAATGAAGCTGAAAAGAAAGAAAAGATGAATACCCTAAGCTGA
- the tuaH gene encoding teichuronic acid biosynthesis protein TuaH, producing MTDNKEIHVIVATGEWSNDALKYRRHRLAEFLAEKDNTAEVIWVCPTSSPHSNKFHSYSDKIKQYFVADISSNRMLRFARYFDIFYKNKLDELIRYVNNQDAKKYLWHTFPGFPLLQTIISWDRVTYDCSDLWAIQMGGKKNLINQFRQKSISSAENRIIAGADNIFCTSDFLYEKVKGNQSLNEKTQVTALENGVEFEAFSKGEEWSEEASPGKASGPVLGFIGGIKPKLDFELLNRVMSEKEDWKLLLVGPDATNNSPSFQQLLTNKNVNWVGEVPPAEVPEYMDKLDIGILPYKSSEYNKAVFPLKLFEFLAAGKPVVGMNLPSTKKYSQPMIYEYIDDSDEQFVKACETLFKDSLPFTKERVELAQKHDWQEIFKTMYRKAVESK from the coding sequence ATGACCGACAATAAAGAAATTCACGTTATCGTAGCAACAGGTGAGTGGAGCAACGACGCTTTGAAATATAGAAGACACAGATTAGCAGAATTTCTTGCTGAAAAAGACAACACAGCTGAAGTGATCTGGGTATGCCCGACTTCAAGCCCTCATTCGAATAAGTTTCATTCGTATTCCGACAAGATTAAGCAGTATTTTGTAGCTGATATATCATCGAACCGGATGCTTAGGTTCGCCAGATATTTCGATATTTTTTATAAAAACAAATTGGATGAACTCATTCGGTATGTAAACAATCAAGATGCTAAGAAATATTTGTGGCACACCTTCCCTGGGTTTCCGCTCTTGCAAACGATCATTTCTTGGGATCGTGTGACTTACGACTGCAGTGATTTGTGGGCCATACAAATGGGCGGCAAAAAGAATCTTATCAACCAATTTCGGCAAAAAAGCATTTCATCTGCTGAAAATCGAATAATTGCTGGTGCCGACAACATCTTTTGTACATCTGATTTTTTATATGAAAAAGTAAAGGGAAATCAATCGCTGAATGAAAAAACACAAGTCACAGCGTTAGAAAACGGGGTTGAATTTGAGGCATTTTCAAAAGGCGAAGAGTGGTCAGAAGAAGCATCACCAGGTAAAGCTTCGGGCCCTGTACTAGGCTTCATTGGGGGTATTAAGCCAAAACTGGATTTTGAACTTCTTAACCGGGTGATGTCGGAGAAGGAAGATTGGAAGCTGCTGTTGGTGGGTCCGGATGCAACGAATAATAGCCCATCTTTTCAACAGCTGCTAACGAATAAAAATGTGAATTGGGTAGGAGAGGTACCTCCGGCTGAAGTACCTGAATATATGGACAAGCTGGATATCGGCATCTTGCCCTATAAATCATCAGAATATAATAAGGCCGTATTTCCGCTCAAATTATTTGAGTTTTTAGCAGCAGGAAAGCCTGTTGTCGGAATGAATCTGCCGTCTACTAAAAAATATAGCCAGCCTATGATTTACGAATATATCGATGATTCGGACGAGCAATTTGTGAAAGCGTGTGAAACCCTGTTTAAAGATTCTTTGCCTTTTACAAAAGAACGTGTTGAGTTGGCACAGAAACACGATTGGCAGGAAATATTTAAAACGATGTATAGGAAGGCTGTAGAATCGAAATAA
- a CDS encoding helix-turn-helix transcriptional regulator has translation MNQLIVTKAIHFMREHKNTQITIEEVAKHVGYSTYHFTRLFKDTTGISPRHYLSAIRIEASKEELMKRSSLVKVLHSAGLRSQGSFSSRFKKYVGLSPRKFQSDTAFLANLMNRYKSQALPPILPNRKTAPFINCSIKTEQSFNGLIFAGLFPRPIPDQIPILGTALNSSKRKCMFSDIPSGIPVILPY, from the coding sequence TTGAATCAACTCATTGTTACGAAAGCGATCCACTTTATGAGGGAACATAAAAATACGCAAATAACAATTGAAGAAGTCGCAAAACACGTCGGCTACAGCACTTATCATTTTACAAGGCTGTTTAAAGATACTACTGGTATTTCTCCCCGCCATTATTTATCCGCGATTCGAATTGAGGCAAGCAAAGAAGAATTAATGAAGCGATCCTCTCTGGTTAAAGTGCTTCATTCTGCCGGTTTAAGGAGTCAGGGCTCATTTTCCTCCAGATTTAAAAAATATGTCGGTCTCTCCCCGAGAAAATTTCAATCGGATACCGCTTTTTTGGCAAACCTTATGAATCGATACAAAAGCCAAGCTCTTCCGCCGATCCTTCCTAATCGCAAAACAGCACCATTTATCAATTGCAGCATAAAAACGGAGCAATCATTTAACGGCCTTATCTTTGCCGGCCTTTTTCCCCGCCCGATCCCCGATCAAATTCCCATTTTAGGAACGGCATTGAATAGCAGTAAACGAAAATGTATGTTTTCAGACATTCCGAGCGGCATCCCTGTGATCCTCCCATATTAA
- a CDS encoding VOC family protein, with amino-acid sequence MSQVCVIGIYVPNIQLAIDFYTNVLGFHVDKHYGEKIVTLVHGELPIVLEETEEAELRPEMRTSGVVLALKTDDIFDTVRHLKEHGVTFIIEEPKDCPPGKLISFQDPFGNVLEYLQFN; translated from the coding sequence ATGAGTCAAGTATGTGTTATCGGAATTTATGTTCCAAATATTCAACTAGCAATCGATTTTTACACGAATGTTTTAGGTTTTCATGTTGACAAGCACTATGGTGAAAAAATTGTTACACTTGTTCACGGTGAGCTGCCGATTGTGCTGGAAGAAACAGAAGAAGCTGAGCTTAGACCGGAAATGCGCACTTCGGGAGTCGTTTTAGCTTTAAAAACAGACGATATTTTTGACACCGTTAGGCATCTAAAAGAACATGGCGTTACTTTTATTATTGAAGAACCAAAGGATTGTCCGCCTGGCAAATTGATTAGCTTTCAAGATCCTTTCGGAAATGTACTAGAGTATTTACAATTTAACTGA
- a CDS encoding TetR/AcrR family transcriptional regulator has product MKKKQEETNETIRKLIDIARNYFTERGYAETALKDIVDEARLTRGALYHHFENKKGLFHVVLESVQIEIAQRIEAEASKSDDLWEQLLLGCRAFVTAAVEPRNKRILLIDGPAVIGQEVWRKMDEQNSMRHLREQLHFLNQQGYLKPVSIDAMTHVVSGALNESALWIAENPEDGESLEQTMTAISLLLNGFKR; this is encoded by the coding sequence ATGAAAAAAAAGCAGGAAGAAACAAATGAAACGATTCGCAAGCTAATTGATATAGCAAGAAATTATTTCACAGAACGCGGGTATGCGGAAACAGCCCTAAAGGATATTGTAGATGAGGCCAGATTGACACGTGGAGCACTCTATCACCATTTCGAAAATAAAAAAGGACTTTTTCATGTTGTACTAGAGTCCGTACAAATAGAAATTGCACAACGAATTGAAGCTGAAGCAAGCAAGAGCGATGACTTATGGGAACAACTTCTTCTTGGGTGCCGTGCTTTTGTTACGGCTGCAGTAGAACCCCGAAACAAGCGGATTTTGCTTATAGACGGTCCTGCAGTGATCGGCCAAGAGGTTTGGCGCAAGATGGATGAGCAAAACTCCATGAGGCATTTGCGTGAACAGCTTCATTTCTTGAATCAGCAAGGATATCTAAAACCGGTATCGATAGATGCAATGACTCATGTTGTCTCAGGCGCTCTGAATGAATCGGCTCTCTGGATTGCAGAAAATCCCGAAGATGGGGAATCACTAGAGCAAACGATGACAGCCATTTCCTTATTATTAAATGGTTTTAAACGCTAA
- a CDS encoding DNA alkylation repair protein — protein MTYVPLKNYFGVELAHRLSALIEPFYPEFPGEAFAASVAKKVEPLELKARVAVITEELNKALPFHYSESLKILLNIIGPENKTEKGMFTDGYFLMPIAHFVEKYGLQDFEVSMNALYEITKRHTSEYAIRPYLINHVDDCIRILSTWSKDENFHIRRLVSEGTRPILPWAKRIDAIKGDPANNFVLLEPLLDDSSLYVRKSVANHLNDLTKDYKEMTIEWIRDRLEYGGEYISWIARHALRSQAKAGDNEVLELLKNL, from the coding sequence ATGACATATGTACCTTTGAAAAACTACTTTGGAGTCGAATTGGCTCACCGTCTCTCTGCTTTGATTGAACCATTCTATCCAGAATTTCCTGGTGAAGCATTTGCAGCCTCGGTTGCAAAAAAAGTGGAACCTCTAGAGTTAAAGGCCAGAGTCGCGGTTATTACTGAAGAGTTAAATAAAGCTCTTCCTTTTCATTATTCGGAATCCTTGAAAATTTTACTGAATATTATTGGCCCGGAAAATAAAACAGAGAAGGGTATGTTTACAGACGGATATTTTCTTATGCCTATTGCCCATTTTGTAGAAAAATATGGGCTGCAGGATTTCGAAGTTTCGATGAATGCCCTATATGAGATCACAAAACGACATACATCCGAATATGCTATACGTCCTTATTTGATTAACCATGTGGATGACTGTATAAGAATTTTGAGCACTTGGTCGAAGGATGAAAACTTTCATATTCGAAGACTAGTCAGCGAGGGAACACGTCCTATTCTTCCTTGGGCAAAACGAATAGATGCTATCAAAGGAGACCCTGCAAATAATTTTGTCTTGCTGGAGCCTTTGCTGGATGACTCTTCACTCTATGTGAGAAAATCGGTGGCCAATCATTTAAATGATTTAACGAAAGACTATAAGGAAATGACGATCGAGTGGATTCGTGATCGCTTGGAATACGGAGGGGAATATATCTCATGGATCGCACGCCACGCATTAAGATCACAGGCCAAAGCAGGGGATAATGAAGTGCTTGAATTATTGAAAAATCTATAA